In Mixta intestinalis, the following are encoded in one genomic region:
- a CDS encoding dihydrodipicolinate synthase family protein, producing MKKKIAGVLTAIVTTFDAQGAFNPDAQRQQVRRQLDAGNGIFCGGTNGEFFVLNEREKLLVTETCVDETAGRAPVVAHIGEISTRETIRLGQQVARLGVDAVSAITPWFVPLKQEELIRHYQQVADALEVPLFLYNIPARTGNTLQPETVRTLAAHPNIIGIKDSAGSYESLSGFLQAAEGLDNFNVLNGPDSLIHRGFVEGCSACISGLANVAPREINAIWRHFNAGELDASRQAQENVTGLRTDLYSVAFSPAAVKKAVALLGHDVGESRYAVQFSAADEQRIRQIVKQYLQ from the coding sequence ATGAAAAAGAAAATCGCAGGCGTGCTGACCGCCATTGTCACTACATTTGACGCGCAGGGCGCGTTTAACCCGGACGCCCAGCGCCAGCAGGTACGGCGTCAGCTTGACGCGGGCAACGGTATTTTCTGCGGCGGCACCAACGGCGAGTTTTTCGTGCTGAACGAGCGGGAAAAACTGCTGGTTACCGAAACCTGCGTTGATGAAACGGCGGGACGCGCACCGGTAGTGGCGCATATTGGCGAGATCTCCACGCGCGAGACCATCCGCCTGGGCCAACAGGTGGCGCGGCTGGGCGTAGACGCGGTTTCCGCCATTACGCCGTGGTTTGTGCCGCTGAAGCAGGAAGAACTGATCCGCCATTACCAACAGGTAGCAGATGCGCTGGAAGTACCGCTGTTTCTCTACAATATCCCGGCACGCACCGGCAACACGCTCCAGCCGGAAACGGTGCGCACGCTGGCAGCACATCCGAACATTATCGGCATTAAAGACAGCGCAGGCAGCTATGAAAGCCTGAGCGGATTTTTACAGGCGGCTGAAGGGCTGGACAATTTCAACGTGCTGAACGGCCCCGACTCTTTGATCCACCGTGGCTTTGTTGAGGGCTGCTCCGCCTGTATCTCCGGCCTGGCAAACGTCGCGCCGCGTGAAATCAACGCTATCTGGCGACACTTTAACGCGGGTGAGCTGGATGCTTCCCGTCAGGCACAGGAGAACGTTACCGGCCTGCGCACCGATCTCTACAGCGTCGCCTTCTCTCCCGCCGCGGTGAAAAAAGCGGTGGCGCTGCTGGGACACGATGTCGGCGAAAGCCGCTATGCGGTGCAGTTCAGCGCCGCCGATGAACAGCGGATTCGCCAGATTGTGAAGCAGTACCTGCAATAA
- a CDS encoding iron-containing alcohol dehydrogenase has protein sequence MNINSTLISGYQALNDISYLMQNRRNLLLVTDKNIIAIPAVAELIERLRRQATTFTLIDTVPPEPSQHDVAALLSDIEGDQVEMVIGVGGGSVLDVAKLLSVLRAPDAPTLEALLNGVKPTARLPSLLIPTTAGTGSEATPNAILAIPEQQTKVGIISPVMLPDYVALVPELTTSMPPHIASSTGIDALCHLIECFTATVANPVSDNYALIGLKKLFASLETSVAEPHNLEARLDMLWASYYGGAAIAHAGTHLVHALSYPLGGKYHLPHGVANAILLAPCMRAVRPAAVSKFAQAWDLLPNADTTLNEEEKSHALVDYFAALVRRLKLPASLEELGIGADQLPALVTSALEVQRLIKNVPTEVSADMVRDIYLTLFPTSTQR, from the coding sequence ATGAACATCAACAGCACCCTTATCAGCGGCTACCAGGCGCTTAATGACATCAGCTATCTGATGCAGAACCGGCGCAACCTGCTGCTGGTGACGGATAAGAACATCATCGCGATTCCTGCGGTGGCGGAACTGATTGAACGGCTGCGCCGTCAGGCGACGACGTTCACCCTCATTGATACCGTACCGCCCGAACCAAGCCAGCACGACGTGGCCGCGCTACTGAGTGATATTGAAGGCGATCAGGTAGAGATGGTTATCGGCGTCGGCGGCGGCAGCGTTCTGGACGTGGCGAAACTGCTGTCGGTACTGCGTGCGCCGGACGCGCCGACGCTGGAGGCGTTGTTGAACGGCGTAAAACCCACCGCGCGCCTGCCTTCACTATTGATCCCTACCACCGCCGGTACCGGTTCAGAAGCCACCCCGAACGCCATTCTGGCAATTCCGGAACAGCAGACCAAAGTGGGGATTATCTCGCCGGTCATGCTGCCCGATTACGTGGCGCTGGTGCCGGAGCTAACAACCAGTATGCCGCCTCATATCGCCTCCTCCACCGGCATTGATGCGCTCTGTCATCTGATTGAATGCTTTACCGCTACGGTGGCAAACCCGGTTAGCGATAACTATGCGCTGATCGGCCTGAAAAAATTATTCGCCAGCCTGGAAACCAGCGTCGCCGAGCCGCATAACCTGGAAGCGCGACTGGATATGCTGTGGGCCTCTTATTACGGCGGCGCGGCGATTGCGCATGCCGGTACGCACCTGGTACATGCCCTCTCCTACCCGCTGGGCGGCAAATATCATCTGCCGCACGGCGTGGCAAATGCCATTCTGCTGGCCCCCTGCATGCGGGCCGTGCGCCCGGCAGCGGTGAGCAAATTCGCGCAGGCGTGGGATCTGCTGCCCAACGCCGATACCACCCTGAATGAGGAAGAAAAATCCCACGCGCTGGTGGATTATTTCGCCGCGCTGGTGCGCCGCCTGAAGCTGCCCGCCAGCCTTGAAGAGTTGGGTATTGGGGCCGATCAGCTGCCCGCACTGGTCACCTCGGCGCTGGAAGTGCAGCGCCTGATCAAGAACGTTCCCACCGAGGTTAGCGCCGACATGGTGCGGGACATCTACCTGACCCTGTTCCCAACATCGACGCAGAGGTAA
- the dtnK gene encoding D-threonate kinase, producing MKLLVIADDFTGANDTGVQLAKKGAHTEVVFSLQQKPSARADVLVVNTESRACDAEAAAQAVTAALANWQQPELLIYKKIDSTFRGNVGAEIEAALLASGKSLALVAAAIPGAGRTTLEGECLVNGTPLAQTEFASDPRTPIVASRIKTILAQQSALPVTEITLASLHNGELPALLRQYQQGTPTIAVVDALTEQDLTHIATVALSLSQTPLLVGAAGLASALPVSAWLPAQQTLPVLVVAGSMSEATRRQVELALRSQRAQVVELDAAQLLQADEDAIQALARQACAQLAVGQHCILRTSRNTTDRHQIEALSQQFRYSRAALGERLSQRLGELTLAIIGQARIGGLFLTGGDIAIAVAQALGAEGYRIQQEVAPCIPCGRFINSELDDLPVITKAGGFGSESTLCDALSFIEEMYSDH from the coding sequence ATGAAATTGCTGGTCATTGCTGATGACTTTACCGGTGCCAACGACACCGGCGTTCAGCTGGCAAAGAAGGGAGCGCATACCGAAGTAGTGTTCTCTTTACAGCAGAAACCTTCAGCACGCGCCGATGTGCTGGTAGTGAATACCGAAAGCCGCGCCTGTGACGCTGAAGCAGCGGCACAGGCGGTAACGGCGGCGCTGGCTAACTGGCAGCAGCCAGAATTGCTGATCTACAAAAAAATTGATTCCACTTTTCGCGGCAACGTTGGCGCGGAAATCGAAGCGGCGCTGCTTGCCAGCGGCAAATCGCTGGCGCTGGTGGCGGCGGCTATTCCCGGCGCGGGCCGTACCACGCTGGAGGGCGAATGCCTGGTTAACGGCACGCCGCTGGCACAAACCGAGTTTGCCAGCGATCCGCGCACGCCCATTGTTGCTTCACGGATTAAAACTATCCTGGCGCAGCAAAGCGCATTGCCGGTAACGGAAATTACGCTGGCGTCGCTGCACAACGGCGAGCTGCCCGCGCTGCTGCGTCAGTATCAGCAAGGTACGCCCACCATCGCAGTGGTGGATGCGTTAACGGAGCAGGATTTAACCCACATTGCCACCGTAGCGCTGTCGTTATCGCAAACGCCGCTGCTGGTAGGGGCAGCCGGACTGGCCAGCGCGCTGCCGGTTAGCGCCTGGCTGCCCGCGCAGCAAACCTTACCGGTGCTGGTGGTTGCCGGTTCGATGAGCGAAGCCACCCGCCGTCAGGTTGAGCTGGCGCTGCGCAGCCAGCGCGCGCAGGTGGTTGAGCTGGATGCGGCGCAGCTGCTGCAGGCCGATGAGGACGCGATTCAGGCGCTGGCGCGCCAGGCGTGCGCGCAGCTGGCTGTGGGACAGCACTGTATTTTACGCACCAGCCGCAACACGACGGATCGCCATCAAATAGAGGCGCTGAGCCAGCAGTTTCGGTACAGCCGCGCGGCGCTGGGCGAACGGCTCAGCCAGCGGCTGGGCGAACTGACGCTGGCAATTATCGGCCAGGCCCGCATCGGCGGCCTGTTTCTGACCGGCGGCGATATTGCTATTGCGGTGGCGCAGGCGCTGGGCGCTGAGGGCTATCGCATCCAGCAGGAGGTTGCGCCCTGTATTCCATGTGGCCGCTTTATTAACAGCGAGCTTGACGATCTGCCGGTGATTACCAAAGCCGGGGGTTTTGGTTCAGAGAGTACGCTTTGTGACGCGCTCTCGTTTATTGAGGAGATGTACAGTGACCACTAA
- a CDS encoding D-threonate 4-phosphate dehydrogenase, which produces MTTKTIAVTMGDPAGIGPEIIVKALSEGELNGAPAVVVGCLETLKRIMTQANLPPVELREINRVADAQFTPGVINVLNEPLADPASLVAGKVQAPAGDLAWRCVRRAAELAMAGEVHAIATAPLNKEALHAAGHLYPGHTELLAQLTGSKDYAMVLYTDRMKVIHVSTHIALRKFLDTLSQSRVETVIGMADTFLRRVGYTHPRIAVAGVNPHAGENGLFGDEEIRIVGPAIEAMKAKGIDAYGPCPPDTVYLQCHEGQYDMVVAMYHDQGHIPLKLLGFYDGVNITAGLPFIRTSADHGTAFDIAWTGKAKSESMATSIQLAMQLA; this is translated from the coding sequence GTGACCACTAAGACAATTGCCGTAACCATGGGCGATCCCGCCGGTATCGGCCCGGAAATTATTGTCAAAGCGCTTTCTGAGGGGGAATTAAACGGTGCGCCCGCGGTGGTGGTGGGATGCCTGGAGACGCTGAAGCGCATTATGACGCAGGCCAACCTGCCGCCCGTTGAGCTGCGGGAAATCAATCGCGTCGCCGACGCGCAATTTACGCCGGGCGTGATTAACGTGCTCAATGAGCCGCTGGCCGATCCGGCGTCGCTGGTTGCCGGTAAAGTACAGGCACCGGCGGGCGATCTTGCCTGGCGCTGCGTGCGCCGTGCCGCCGAGCTGGCAATGGCGGGCGAGGTTCACGCTATCGCCACCGCGCCGCTGAATAAGGAAGCGCTGCACGCCGCCGGGCATCTCTATCCTGGTCACACCGAACTGCTGGCACAGCTGACCGGCAGTAAAGATTATGCGATGGTGCTCTATACCGATCGGATGAAAGTGATTCACGTGTCTACCCATATTGCGCTGCGTAAGTTCCTCGATACCCTCAGCCAGTCGCGCGTGGAAACGGTAATCGGTATGGCGGATACTTTCCTGCGTCGCGTTGGCTATACCCATCCGCGTATCGCAGTGGCGGGCGTTAACCCGCACGCGGGCGAAAACGGGCTGTTCGGCGATGAAGAAATCCGTATCGTTGGTCCGGCGATTGAAGCGATGAAGGCGAAAGGCATCGATGCTTATGGTCCTTGTCCACCGGATACCGTTTACCTGCAATGTCACGAAGGGCAGTACGATATGGTGGTGGCGATGTATCACGATCAGGGCCACATTCCGCTGAAGCTGCTGGGCTTTTACGATGGCGTCAATATTACCGCCGGGCTGCCCTTTATCCGCACCTCGGCTGACCACGGCACCGCGTTTGATATTGCCTGGACAGGTAAAGCGAAGTCTGAGAGCATGGCGACCTCGATTCAACTTGCGATGCAACTTGCATAG
- a CDS encoding DeoR/GlpR family DNA-binding transcription regulator, producing the protein MKGQSRLDQIMDYLKGHNLVTVDQLVTAVCASPATIRRDLIKLDREGVISRTHGGVTLNRFIPEQPTTSEKIQRNLAEKQAIAYEAAALVKAGDAVVLDAGTTMLELARQLTHLPLRVITADLHIALFLSGFRQIEVTIIGGRIDDSSQSCIGEHGRRLLRAIHPDIAFVSCNSWSLEKGITTPTEEKAGLKQDLLANAQRRVLLADSSKYGSWSLFCATPLQTLTDVITDRRLSEEAQERLSREPFQLTLAASGAL; encoded by the coding sequence ATGAAAGGACAAAGTCGCCTCGACCAGATTATGGATTATTTAAAAGGCCATAATCTGGTTACCGTTGATCAGCTGGTAACGGCTGTTTGCGCCTCGCCAGCGACCATCCGCCGCGATCTGATCAAGCTGGATCGCGAGGGCGTTATCAGCCGGACACACGGCGGCGTCACGCTGAATCGCTTTATTCCTGAACAGCCCACGACTTCAGAAAAAATTCAGCGCAACCTGGCAGAAAAGCAGGCGATTGCGTATGAAGCTGCTGCGCTGGTAAAAGCGGGCGATGCGGTAGTGCTGGATGCGGGGACCACCATGCTGGAGCTGGCGCGCCAGCTGACGCATCTGCCGCTGCGCGTGATTACCGCCGATCTGCATATCGCGCTGTTTCTCTCTGGGTTTCGCCAGATAGAGGTGACCATTATCGGCGGGCGCATCGATGATTCCAGCCAGTCGTGCATTGGTGAACATGGACGTCGCCTGCTGCGCGCCATCCATCCCGATATCGCTTTCGTCAGCTGTAACTCCTGGAGTCTGGAGAAGGGCATCACTACGCCGACGGAAGAGAAAGCGGGGCTGAAGCAGGATCTGCTGGCCAACGCCCAGCGGCGCGTGTTGCTGGCAGACAGCAGTAAATATGGTTCCTGGTCGCTGTTTTGCGCAACGCCGTTGCAGACGTTAACCGACGTGATTACCGATCGGCGGCTAAGCGAGGAGGCGCAGGAGCGGTTGAGCAGAGAACCGTTTCAGCTAACGTTAGCCGCGTCTGGCGCGCTGTAG
- the speD gene encoding adenosylmethionine decarboxylase has product MQKLKLHGFNNLTKSLSFCIYDICYAHSEAERDGYIAYIDEQYNANRLTEILSETCSIIGANVLNIARQDYEPQGASVTILVSEEPIDPKDIDNSEHPGPLPGSVVAHLDKSHICVHTYPESHPEGGLCTFRADIEVSTCGVISPLKALNYLIHQLESDIVTVDYRVRGFTRDVNGVKHFIDHEINSIQNFMSEDMKAMYDMVDVNVYQENIFHTKMLLKEFDLKHYLFNTRPEALSPQEHKRITDLLWKEMREIYYGRNIPAIGLRTQ; this is encoded by the coding sequence TTGCAAAAGTTGAAACTGCATGGCTTCAACAATCTGACAAAAAGCCTGAGTTTTTGTATCTACGACATCTGCTATGCGCACAGTGAGGCCGAACGTGACGGCTATATTGCCTATATTGATGAGCAATATAATGCCAACCGCCTGACTGAAATCCTCAGCGAAACCTGCTCAATTATCGGCGCTAACGTGCTGAACATCGCACGTCAGGATTATGAACCGCAGGGCGCGAGCGTCACCATTCTGGTCAGCGAAGAGCCGATCGATCCAAAGGATATCGATAACTCTGAGCACCCAGGCCCGCTACCAGGCTCGGTGGTCGCCCATCTTGATAAAAGCCATATCTGCGTTCACACCTACCCGGAAAGCCATCCTGAAGGCGGGCTCTGTACCTTCCGCGCCGATATCGAAGTCTCTACCTGCGGCGTGATCTCGCCGCTGAAGGCGCTGAACTACCTGATTCATCAGCTGGAATCGGATATCGTTACCGTCGATTATCGCGTGCGCGGCTTTACGCGTGACGTTAACGGCGTGAAGCACTTTATCGATCACGAGATCAATTCCATACAGAACTTTATGTCGGAGGATATGAAGGCGATGTATGACATGGTCGACGTGAACGTGTATCAGGAAAACATCTTTCACACTAAGATGTTATTGAAAGAATTCGATCTTAAACATTATCTGTTCAATACCCGACCGGAAGCGTTAAGCCCGCAGGAACACAAGCGGATTACCGATCTGTTATGGAAAGAGATGCGTGAGATCTACTATGGTCGCAATATCCCTGCCATCGGCCTGAGAACGCAGTAA
- the speE gene encoding polyamine aminopropyltransferase translates to MAQNEIWYETLHAGFGQYFTVDKVLYREKTEHQDLIIFENAAFGRVMALDGVVQTTERDEFIYHEMLTHVPLLAHGNAKKVLIIGGGDGGMLREVSRHTGLEQITMVEIDAGVVEFCRQYLPNHSAGAYDDPRFRLVIDDGVNFVSQSDEKFDVIISDCTDPQGPGESLFTSAFYAGCKRCLNENGIFVAQNGVSFLQQDEAVGSHRKLSHYFSDVSFYQAAIPTYYGGIMTFAWASDNPALRQIDHATLQTRFATANLTCRYYNPAIHTGSFALPQYLLNALSPATGH, encoded by the coding sequence ATGGCCCAAAATGAAATTTGGTATGAAACCCTTCATGCCGGCTTCGGACAATATTTCACGGTAGACAAGGTGCTTTACCGTGAGAAAACCGAGCATCAGGATCTCATCATCTTCGAAAATGCCGCCTTCGGACGCGTAATGGCACTGGACGGCGTGGTGCAGACCACCGAGCGCGACGAATTCATCTACCACGAAATGCTAACGCACGTGCCGCTGCTGGCCCACGGCAACGCCAAAAAGGTGTTGATCATCGGCGGCGGTGACGGCGGTATGCTGCGTGAAGTCAGCCGTCACACCGGGCTGGAGCAGATCACCATGGTTGAGATCGACGCAGGCGTGGTCGAGTTCTGCCGCCAGTATCTGCCAAACCACAGCGCGGGTGCCTATGACGATCCCCGTTTCCGTCTGGTGATCGATGACGGCGTGAATTTCGTCAGCCAGAGCGACGAAAAGTTTGATGTGATCATTTCCGACTGTACCGATCCGCAAGGGCCGGGCGAAAGCCTGTTTACCTCGGCGTTTTATGCAGGCTGTAAACGCTGCCTGAATGAAAACGGGATTTTCGTGGCGCAGAATGGCGTCAGCTTCCTGCAACAGGACGAAGCGGTCGGCAGTCATCGCAAGCTGAGCCACTACTTTAGCGATGTCAGCTTCTACCAGGCGGCAATCCCTACCTATTACGGCGGCATTATGACCTTCGCCTGGGCCAGCGATAATCCCGCGCTGCGTCAGATCGATCACGCCACATTACAGACGCGTTTCGCCACCGCGAACTTAACCTGCCGCTACTATAATCCGGCAATCCACACCGGCAGCTTTGCTCTGCCGCAATATCTGTTGAATGCGCTGTCGCCAGCGACCGGGCATTGA
- a CDS encoding YacC family pilotin-like protein: protein MKKGIQALLLSGLLGFSSASFALSESEAEDLADLTAVFVYLKNDCGYQDLPDAQIRKALVFFAQQNRWDLANYASYNMKALGEDSYRDLSGIAVSNDKKCKSLARDSLSLLAYVK from the coding sequence ATGAAGAAAGGCATCCAGGCTCTGTTGTTATCGGGGCTTCTCGGCTTCTCCTCTGCCAGCTTTGCGCTTAGTGAATCCGAAGCGGAAGATCTGGCGGATCTGACCGCCGTATTTGTCTATCTTAAAAACGACTGCGGCTATCAGGATCTGCCAGACGCTCAGATCCGCAAGGCGCTGGTCTTTTTCGCCCAGCAGAACCGTTGGGATCTGGCTAACTACGCCAGCTATAACATGAAGGCGCTGGGTGAGGATAGCTATCGCGACCTGAGCGGCATCGCCGTTTCCAACGATAAAAAATGTAAGTCGCTGGCGCGTGATTCGCTCAGCCTGTTAGCTTACGTTAAGTAA
- the cueO gene encoding multicopper oxidase CueO, with amino-acid sequence MQRRDFLKLTAALSAAGLFPFWHSRAIAAESRPALPIPDLLTPDVHGTVRLIAQAGVSRWNGKAVNSWGYNGALLGPAIEMTRGKTLNVELENRLPQATTVHWHGLEVPGDVDGGPQAIIAPGAKRRIAIAPDQPAATCWFHPHQHGQTGYQVAQGLAGLVILRDDESGKLLLPKSWGVDDIPVILQDKQLTADGSAIDYQLDIMRAAVGWFGDVMLTNGVPCPQHAVPRGWLRLRLLNGCNARSLNLTTSDGRPMYVIASDGGLLSEPVRVDTLMLLPGERFEVMVDTSNGKAFDLLTLPVKQMGMTLAPFDVPLSVLHIMPLRVMASGTLPDRLMTLPPLPASDNLPTRWLQLSMDPQLDRLGMQALQQRYGERAMAGHKMMGHAMAGHAMSAPAGAHSSHHAMGAHAMAGMPADKSSGYDFHNGNKINGVAFDMAKPAFSVPRGQLEKWTISGEGDMMLHPFHIHGAQFRILSENGKPPAAHRQGWKDMVHVEGWRSEVLIRFNHTASAQQAYMAHCHLLEHEDTGMMLGFTVA; translated from the coding sequence ATGCAACGCCGCGACTTTCTCAAACTCACTGCCGCGCTGAGCGCGGCGGGCCTGTTTCCTTTCTGGCACAGCCGGGCGATAGCGGCGGAAAGCCGCCCCGCGCTGCCGATTCCCGATCTGTTGACGCCTGATGTACATGGCACGGTGCGTTTAATTGCGCAGGCTGGCGTCAGCCGCTGGAATGGCAAAGCGGTAAACAGCTGGGGTTATAACGGTGCGTTGCTCGGTCCGGCCATTGAGATGACGCGCGGCAAAACCCTGAACGTGGAGCTGGAAAATCGCCTGCCGCAGGCGACAACGGTTCACTGGCACGGGCTGGAAGTGCCGGGCGATGTGGATGGTGGCCCGCAGGCAATTATCGCGCCCGGTGCAAAACGCCGGATAGCGATCGCCCCGGATCAGCCAGCGGCGACCTGCTGGTTTCATCCACATCAGCACGGACAGACCGGTTACCAGGTGGCACAGGGGCTGGCCGGGCTGGTGATATTGCGTGATGATGAATCGGGGAAGCTGTTGCTGCCAAAAAGCTGGGGCGTGGATGATATACCGGTAATTTTGCAGGATAAGCAGCTAACCGCAGACGGCAGCGCCATTGACTATCAGCTTGACATAATGCGCGCGGCGGTTGGCTGGTTTGGCGATGTAATGCTGACCAACGGCGTGCCCTGTCCACAGCATGCGGTGCCGCGTGGCTGGCTGCGCCTGCGCCTGCTTAACGGCTGCAATGCGCGATCGCTGAACCTGACCACCAGCGATGGGCGCCCGATGTATGTTATCGCCAGCGATGGCGGCCTGCTGAGCGAGCCGGTCAGGGTTGATACGCTGATGCTGCTGCCGGGCGAACGCTTTGAGGTGATGGTGGATACCAGCAACGGCAAGGCGTTTGATTTACTGACGCTGCCGGTGAAACAGATGGGGATGACGCTCGCGCCTTTCGATGTGCCGCTGTCGGTGCTGCATATTATGCCGCTGCGGGTGATGGCCAGCGGTACGCTGCCGGATCGTCTGATGACGCTGCCGCCGCTGCCCGCCAGCGATAATCTGCCGACGCGCTGGCTACAGCTGTCAATGGATCCGCAGCTGGATCGGCTGGGGATGCAGGCGCTACAGCAGCGTTACGGCGAGCGGGCGATGGCGGGCCATAAAATGATGGGGCACGCTATGGCAGGACATGCTATGTCCGCTCCGGCTGGCGCGCATTCATCACATCACGCCATGGGCGCTCATGCTATGGCCGGTATGCCTGCGGATAAGTCATCCGGCTATGATTTCCATAACGGTAATAAAATTAACGGCGTTGCGTTTGATATGGCGAAACCTGCGTTCAGCGTGCCACGAGGGCAGCTGGAGAAGTGGACGATATCCGGTGAGGGCGACATGATGCTGCACCCGTTCCATATTCACGGCGCGCAGTTCCGCATTCTTTCTGAAAATGGCAAGCCGCCCGCCGCACATCGTCAGGGCTGGAAAGATATGGTGCACGTTGAGGGCTGGCGCAGCGAGGTGCTGATCCGCTTTAACCATACGGCCAGCGCACAGCAGGCGTATATGGCACACTGTCATCTGCTGGAGCATGAGGATACCGGCATGATGCTGGGCTTTACCGTTGCCTGA
- a CDS encoding lytic polysaccharide monooxygenase auxiliary activity family 9 protein, with product MENKNKTVNGIMPMHGHVFSPKSRAYFAWEEGKLDNGALNQREAGKFFPATKAGLRDSLVSDDVVNNMPPADGKIASAGQDVGQFLDEPGTHWKKHTVHAGEKMTISWDYSAKHLTRRWNYFITREDWNPQQPLSRAQFEATPFYQHELTAHPFWEKNEELTPPSPTVHEMKLPQRSGYHVILAVWEIADTGNAFYQVIDVDFV from the coding sequence ATGGAAAATAAAAATAAAACTGTTAACGGTATTATGCCTATGCACGGTCATGTCTTTTCTCCGAAATCTCGCGCTTATTTTGCCTGGGAAGAAGGTAAACTGGATAACGGTGCATTAAATCAGCGTGAAGCCGGTAAATTTTTTCCGGCCACCAAAGCCGGGTTACGCGACAGCCTGGTCAGCGATGATGTTGTGAATAATATGCCACCAGCTGATGGTAAAATTGCCAGCGCGGGCCAGGACGTTGGTCAGTTCCTTGATGAACCCGGTACGCACTGGAAAAAACATACGGTTCATGCCGGTGAAAAAATGACGATCTCCTGGGACTACAGCGCTAAACATTTAACCCGTCGCTGGAACTATTTTATTACCCGTGAGGACTGGAATCCGCAACAGCCTTTAAGCCGCGCTCAGTTTGAAGCAACGCCTTTTTATCAGCATGAACTTACTGCTCATCCCTTCTGGGAAAAAAATGAAGAGCTGACGCCGCCGTCACCGACAGTGCATGAAATGAAACTGCCGCAGCGCAGCGGCTATCATGTCATCCTGGCCGTATGGGAAATTGCTGATACTGGCAATGCGTTCTATCAGGTTATCGATGTTGACTTCGTATAA
- a CDS encoding cystathionine gamma-synthase family protein, with the protein MSAAHTKKTHIGNRPLQPETQMLNYGYDPALSEGAVKPPVFLTSTFVFKSAEDGRDFFDYVSGRREPPAGLSGGLVYSRFNHPNSEIVEDRLAVYERAESSVLFSSGMSAISTTLLAFVKPGDVVLHSQPLYGGTETLLSKTFLRLGVAAVGFSDGLHEEKVQEAAGQAMAAGRVAVILIETPANPTNSLVDIALIRRVAEKIGAQQGYRPIIACDNTLLGPLFQRPLEHGADISLYSLTKYVGGHSDLIAGAAMGSKALMTQVRALRSAIGTQLDPHSSWMLGRSLETLALRMEKANRNAEAVADFLRHHEKVEKLHYLSFLDASSAAGRTFQAQSSGAGSTFSFDIRGGQAASFRFLNALQLFKLAVSLGGTESLASHPGSTTHSGVPAEVRQRIGISEATIRLSIGIENSDDLIEDLRLALEQA; encoded by the coding sequence ATGAGCGCCGCCCATACGAAAAAAACCCATATCGGTAATCGCCCTTTGCAGCCGGAAACCCAGATGCTGAATTATGGCTACGATCCCGCGCTGTCGGAAGGCGCGGTGAAGCCGCCAGTGTTTCTGACCTCAACGTTCGTATTTAAAAGCGCGGAAGACGGGCGCGATTTCTTCGATTACGTTTCCGGACGCCGCGAACCGCCCGCTGGCCTTTCCGGTGGCCTGGTCTACTCGCGCTTTAACCATCCCAACAGCGAAATCGTTGAAGATCGTCTGGCAGTTTATGAACGCGCCGAAAGCAGCGTGCTGTTCTCTTCCGGCATGTCGGCTATTTCCACGACGCTGCTGGCCTTTGTGAAACCGGGCGACGTGGTGCTGCACTCGCAGCCGCTGTACGGCGGTACGGAAACGCTGCTAAGCAAAACCTTTCTTCGTCTCGGCGTGGCGGCGGTCGGCTTCAGCGACGGGCTGCATGAAGAAAAGGTGCAGGAAGCCGCCGGGCAGGCGATGGCTGCCGGACGCGTTGCGGTGATTCTGATCGAAACGCCCGCTAACCCAACCAACAGCCTGGTAGATATTGCTCTGATTCGCCGCGTGGCGGAGAAAATCGGCGCGCAGCAGGGCTATCGCCCAATTATCGCCTGCGATAATACCCTGCTGGGGCCGCTTTTTCAGCGCCCGCTGGAACACGGCGCGGATATTTCGCTCTATTCGCTGACTAAATATGTCGGCGGTCACTCTGATTTAATCGCGGGCGCGGCGATGGGCAGCAAAGCGCTGATGACACAGGTGCGCGCCCTGCGCAGCGCTATTGGCACCCAGCTCGATCCGCACTCCAGCTGGATGCTGGGCCGCTCGCTGGAAACGCTGGCGCTGCGCATGGAGAAAGCTAACCGCAATGCTGAAGCGGTCGCTGATTTTTTACGTCACCATGAGAAGGTGGAAAAACTGCATTACCTGTCGTTTCTTGACGCCAGCTCCGCAGCAGGCAGAACCTTCCAGGCGCAGAGCAGCGGCGCTGGCTCAACGTTCTCGTTTGATATTCGCGGCGGCCAGGCGGCATCGTTTCGTTTCCTGAATGCGCTACAGCTGTTTAAGCTGGCGGTGAGCCTCGGCGGTACCGAATCGCTCGCCAGCCATCCGGGCAGCACTACGCATTCCGGCGTTCCCGCCGAGGTACGCCAGCGTATCGGTATCAGCGAGGCGACGATTCGTCTGTCCATCGGCATCGAGAACAGCGATGACCTCATTGAGGATTTACGGCTGGCGCTGGAGCAGGCATAG